The following proteins are encoded in a genomic region of Trueperaceae bacterium:
- a CDS encoding ABC transporter ATP-binding protein, translating into MVDAFVAFRPAAAPALAGVTLGVAPGEVVGVIGPNGAGKSTVLRVLTGLVKQAAGEARLDGRPLDSYSRPALARRVALVPQAPEVPTGFLVRELVAMGRAPHLGLFGTARKRDDEAVAAALAATGTGGLAGRRVETLSGGELQRVVFARALAQEPAYLLLDEPTSHLDLRYQVDLLRYARAQAAAGVGVLLVIHDLNLAARSCDRLALLDGGRLAAAGTPREVLVAATVERVFRAPVEVLPGAEPVIVPRF; encoded by the coding sequence CTGGTCGATGCCTTCGTGGCGTTCCGTCCGGCGGCGGCGCCGGCGCTCGCCGGCGTGACCCTGGGGGTGGCGCCGGGCGAGGTCGTCGGCGTGATCGGCCCCAACGGCGCCGGCAAGAGCACCGTGCTGCGGGTGCTCACGGGCCTCGTCAAGCAGGCCGCCGGCGAGGCGCGGCTCGACGGCCGCCCCCTCGACTCCTACTCGCGCCCGGCGCTGGCGCGGAGGGTGGCTTTGGTGCCGCAGGCGCCGGAGGTGCCGACGGGCTTCCTGGTCCGCGAGTTGGTCGCCATGGGCCGCGCTCCGCACCTCGGCCTGTTCGGGACCGCCCGCAAGCGCGACGACGAGGCCGTGGCGGCGGCGCTGGCGGCCACCGGCACGGGCGGCCTCGCCGGGCGCCGCGTGGAGACGCTCTCGGGGGGCGAACTGCAGCGGGTCGTCTTCGCCCGCGCCCTGGCGCAAGAACCCGCCTACCTGCTCCTGGACGAACCGACAAGCCACCTCGACCTCCGCTACCAGGTCGACCTGTTGCGCTACGCGCGCGCCCAGGCGGCGGCCGGGGTGGGCGTGCTGCTCGTGATCCACGACCTGAACCTCGCCGCGCGCAGCTGCGACAGGCTAGCGCTGCTGGACGGCGGGCGCCTCGCGGCAGCCGGGACGCCGCGGGAGGTGCTCGTCGCCGCGACCGTCGAGCGGGTGTTCAGGGCCCCCGTCGAGGTGCTGCCCGGCGCGGAGCCCGTGATAGTCCCCCGCTTCTGA
- a CDS encoding NAD-dependent epimerase/dehydratase family protein, translating to MKVIILGGDGFCGWPTSLHLSNLGHEVVIVDNLSRRDIDNELEAYSLTPIQPMGVRLAAWRELTGKAMRFVNLDVAQDYAGLLALLESERPDAVVHFAEQRAAPYSMKSSANKRYTVDNNVNATNNLLAAVVESGQDIHLAHLGTMGVYGYGTAGMKIPEGYLEVEVTTDDGRKVSQEVLYPTNPGSIYHMTKSLDQILFAYYAKNDRLRITDLHQGIVWGTNTPETKRDERLINRFDYDGDYGTVLNRFLMQAAVGYPLTVHGTGGQTRAFIHITDTVKCVQLALENPPARGERVKILNQMTETHRVRDLANLVASLTGCEVAYTPNPRREDAENDLFVRNDLFLDLGLEPTTLQAGLLTEVTEVARRYAHRADLSKIPAKSTWTRDNLPGDPALAKRAQEAVGKA from the coding sequence ATGAAGGTGATCATCCTAGGCGGAGACGGCTTCTGCGGCTGGCCGACGAGCCTTCACCTGAGCAACTTGGGGCACGAGGTGGTCATCGTCGACAACCTCTCGCGGCGCGACATCGACAACGAGCTCGAGGCCTATAGCCTCACCCCCATCCAACCGATGGGCGTGCGGCTGGCCGCCTGGCGCGAGCTGACTGGCAAGGCGATGCGCTTCGTGAACCTCGACGTGGCGCAGGACTACGCCGGCCTGCTCGCCCTGCTCGAGAGCGAGCGCCCCGACGCGGTGGTGCACTTCGCGGAGCAGCGCGCCGCGCCCTACTCGATGAAGAGCAGCGCCAACAAGCGCTACACGGTCGACAACAACGTCAACGCCACCAACAACCTGCTGGCGGCGGTGGTCGAGAGCGGCCAGGACATCCACCTGGCTCACCTCGGCACGATGGGCGTCTACGGTTACGGCACGGCCGGCATGAAGATCCCCGAGGGCTACCTCGAGGTGGAGGTCACGACCGACGACGGCCGCAAGGTCAGCCAGGAGGTCCTCTACCCGACCAACCCCGGCAGCATCTACCACATGACGAAGTCGCTCGACCAGATCCTGTTCGCCTACTACGCCAAGAACGACAGGCTCCGCATCACCGACCTCCACCAAGGGATCGTGTGGGGCACGAACACCCCGGAGACGAAGCGCGACGAGCGCCTGATCAACCGTTTCGACTACGACGGCGACTACGGGACGGTCCTGAACCGCTTCCTGATGCAGGCGGCCGTCGGCTACCCGTTGACGGTCCACGGTACGGGCGGCCAGACGCGCGCGTTCATCCACATCACCGACACCGTCAAGTGCGTCCAACTGGCGCTCGAGAACCCCCCCGCGCGCGGCGAGCGCGTGAAGATCCTCAACCAGATGACCGAGACGCACCGTGTGCGCGACCTCGCCAACCTCGTGGCGAGCCTCACCGGCTGCGAGGTCGCGTACACGCCCAATCCGCGCCGCGAGGACGCCGAGAACGACCTCTTCGTGCGCAACGACCTCTTCCTCGACCTGGGGCTCGAGCCCACGACGCTGCAGGCCGGGCTACTCACCGAGGTCACCGAGGTGGCGCGGAGGTACGCGCACCGCGCCGACCTCAGCAAGATCCCGGCCAAGAGCACCTGGACACGCGACAACCTCCCCGGCGATCCGGCGCTTGCCAAGCGGGCGCAAGAGGCGGTGGGCAAGGCCTGA
- a CDS encoding glycosyltransferase, with product MRIALFTEVFLPKVDGVVTRITRTLEQLAVLGHEAIVFAPHDPPESYAGHRVVRVPALPFRPWYPELFLGLPRPRLGRELDRFQPDVVHVVNPVVLGLWGTALAKQRNLPLLASYHTDITQYALHLKLPILQEPSRRFLRDVHNQAHVNLCTSVPMVKSARALGIRRVRLWPKAVDTDLYRPERRTNAMRERLTGGHPDAPLMTYVGRLSFEKRLDWLYAPVTQLPGVRLALVGSGPAEAELKRRFKGTNTVFTGYMSGLELAAAYASSDVFAFPSDTETLGFVAMEAMAAGVPAVGARAGGIPDVIDDGVNGLLFTPGDLGDLTEKLRALLYDAGERHRLGARARADMERHGWRAATQAVVDYYDLAIRLQRIFDPPSVH from the coding sequence ATGAGGATCGCGCTGTTCACCGAGGTCTTCCTGCCGAAGGTCGACGGCGTGGTGACGCGCATCACGCGCACGCTCGAGCAGTTGGCCGTGCTGGGGCACGAGGCCATCGTGTTCGCGCCGCACGACCCGCCGGAGTCGTACGCCGGTCACCGGGTCGTGCGGGTGCCGGCGCTTCCGTTCCGGCCCTGGTACCCGGAGCTCTTCCTGGGGTTGCCGCGGCCCCGCCTCGGGCGGGAGCTCGACCGCTTCCAGCCCGACGTTGTGCACGTCGTCAACCCGGTGGTGCTCGGGCTGTGGGGCACGGCCCTCGCCAAGCAGCGCAACCTGCCCCTACTCGCTAGCTACCACACCGACATCACGCAGTACGCCCTGCACCTGAAGCTCCCCATCCTGCAGGAGCCGTCGCGGCGCTTCCTGCGCGACGTGCACAACCAGGCGCACGTGAACCTGTGCACGAGCGTGCCGATGGTCAAGTCGGCGCGCGCCCTCGGCATCCGCCGCGTGCGGCTCTGGCCCAAGGCCGTCGACACCGACCTTTACCGACCGGAGCGCCGCACGAACGCGATGCGCGAGCGCCTCACCGGCGGTCACCCGGACGCGCCCCTGATGACCTACGTGGGCCGGTTGTCGTTCGAGAAGCGCCTCGACTGGCTGTACGCCCCCGTCACGCAGCTGCCGGGGGTGAGGCTGGCGCTGGTCGGGTCCGGTCCCGCCGAGGCCGAGCTGAAGCGGCGCTTCAAGGGCACGAACACCGTCTTCACCGGCTACATGTCCGGCCTCGAGCTCGCCGCCGCCTACGCCAGCTCGGACGTGTTCGCCTTCCCGTCCGACACGGAGACGCTCGGGTTCGTGGCCATGGAGGCCATGGCGGCGGGCGTGCCGGCCGTGGGGGCGCGCGCCGGCGGCATCCCCGACGTCATCGACGACGGCGTGAACGGCCTGCTGTTCACCCCGGGCGACCTCGGCGATCTCACGGAGAAGCTGCGGGCCCTCCTCTACGACGCGGGCGAGCGTCACCGCCTGGGCGCCCGCGCCCGCGCCGACATGGAGCGGCACGGTTGGCGCGCCGCCACCCAGGCCGTCGTCGACTACTACGACCTTGCCATCCGCCTGCAGCGAATCTTCGACCCGCCTAGCGTGCACTGA
- a CDS encoding iron ABC transporter permease, producing MASTAALLAVVVVAVGLGSVTVEPGQVVAALLRGVRGEELGPLDRVVWQLRLPRVLLAALVGAGLALAGSVFQGVFRNPLAEPYLIGTASGAGFGAVLVMTVGAGVPLLARLGAPLVAFGFAILTVALVLALARTGGAVPTVRLILAGVVVGSLFTAATSFLLVAAREQAAGILAWLLGGFGFSTWGQVRAMLLFTLPALALAGAFARALDLLQLGEEGAALLGLDVERVKLLLLGVATLVTAAAVSVAGIIGFVGLIVPHAARLALGRPHARLLPTATVWGAAFMVLADLVARSVIAPVEVPVGIVTALVGGPFFLWLLHGRGAGA from the coding sequence CTGGCGTCCACCGCCGCGCTGCTGGCGGTCGTGGTCGTGGCTGTGGGGCTCGGCAGCGTCACCGTCGAGCCGGGGCAGGTCGTGGCTGCCCTGCTGCGCGGCGTGCGCGGCGAGGAGCTCGGTCCGCTCGACCGCGTCGTGTGGCAGCTCAGGCTGCCCCGCGTCCTGCTGGCCGCACTCGTGGGCGCCGGCCTCGCCCTGGCCGGCAGCGTGTTCCAGGGCGTGTTCCGCAACCCGCTGGCCGAGCCCTACCTGATCGGTACCGCCAGCGGGGCCGGCTTCGGCGCCGTGCTCGTCATGACCGTTGGCGCCGGCGTGCCGCTGTTGGCGCGCCTGGGCGCGCCGCTCGTGGCGTTCGGGTTCGCCATCCTGACGGTGGCGCTGGTGCTCGCCCTCGCTCGGACGGGCGGTGCGGTGCCGACCGTCAGGCTCATCCTGGCCGGGGTCGTGGTGGGGTCGCTGTTCACGGCCGCGACGTCGTTCCTGCTCGTGGCGGCGCGCGAACAGGCGGCCGGCATCCTCGCCTGGCTGCTTGGGGGCTTCGGCTTCTCGACCTGGGGTCAGGTGCGTGCGATGCTCCTCTTCACCCTGCCGGCGCTCGCCCTGGCCGGCGCGTTCGCGCGCGCGCTCGACCTGCTCCAGCTTGGAGAGGAGGGCGCCGCGCTGCTCGGGCTCGACGTCGAGCGCGTGAAGCTCCTCCTGCTCGGCGTCGCCACGCTCGTGACCGCCGCCGCGGTGAGCGTGGCGGGCATCATCGGCTTCGTGGGGCTCATCGTCCCGCACGCCGCCCGGCTCGCCCTCGGCCGACCCCACGCCCGGCTGCTGCCCACGGCGACCGTGTGGGGCGCCGCCTTCATGGTGCTCGCCGACCTGGTCGCCCGCAGCGTCATAGCGCCCGTGGAGGTGCCGGTCGGCATCGTCACCGCCCTGGTGGGCGGGCCGTTCTTCCTCTGGCTGCTGCACGGCAGGGGCGCCGGGGCGTGA